A window of Maridesulfovibrio bastinii DSM 16055 genomic DNA:
CCGGCTTCGATGCAGCTAAAAATAATTGATAAGCTTTATACGATAACCAAATCAGAGATTGAAAACAGACTCAAACTTTCCTGCCAGAAATACAGCTAAAATTGTGAAAATTTGAATAGCTGCAATATTATTTAGAACATAGAAGAGAATAAAAGAAGGCCGTAACCATTTCGAATGGTTACGGCCTTCTTTATAATTTATGACAAAGAATTTTAACAGGCTTTGGAAGAAATGACCTCGTAAGCCTCTTCGTGCTTCTCGGGTGATTTCGCAAATTCTGCAGTAGCTGTGAACAGCACATCTGTGGAACTGTTAAGAGCTGTCTCAGCTGAATCCTGAATAACTCCTATAATAAATCCGGCAGCAACAACCTGCATTGAAACGTCATTGGGCACGCCGAATAAACTGCACGCCAGAGGGATAAGCAGCAGCGAACCACCGGCAACACCGGAAGCTCCACATGCCGAAACAGAAGCGACCAGACTCAATAATAAAGCAGTAGCCATATCAACATGAATTCCAAGTGTATGAACTGCGGCAAGGCTCATTACAGTAATTGTTACAGCAGCTCCACCCATATTGATTGTTGCCCCGAGCGGAATGGATACAGAATAAGTATCTTCATGCAGTTTAAGTTTTTTACAGAGATCCATGTTCACCGGAATATTGGCTGCAGAACTTCTTGTGAAAAATGCTGTAATTCCGCTAACCTTCAGGCAGGTAAATACGAGAGGATATGGATTTTTTTTAGTCAGAAGAAAAACTATCAACGGATTAATAATAAGTGCGATTATGCACATACAGGAAAGCAGCACAAAAATGAGGTGCTGGTAGCTTGCGAGGACAGAAAAACCAGTAGTTGAAATAATATTCGCGACAAGACCAAAAATTCCGACAGGGGCAAACCTGATTACTAACTTAACAACCCCAGAAACCCCGTCAGATGCGTCTTTCAATATTTTTTTAGTTGCTTCACTTGAATGCTTAAAGAAAAATCCGAGTGCAATGGCCCATGCAAGTATCCCGATAAAATTCCCTGTGGCTAAAGCATTTACAGGATTATCAACAATCTTGAACAGCAGAGTGCGCATAACTTCCATTATCCCGTCTGGAGGAGTTATTGCTGTCTTAGAAGCGGTCAGGGTCATTACAGTTGGAGAGAGGAAACTCATCACAACTGCTACAAGGGCTGCCATAAAAGTACCAACAAGATATAAAACAATAATGGACCTCATATTAGTATGAGTTCCTTTTTTCTGGTTGGCAAGTGAAGCCGCTACAATAACAAACACCAAAATAGGTGCAACTGCCTTTAATCCCTTAACAAAAAACAATCCTAAAATGCCGACTGATTTCCCGGCTTCTGGGGCAAGAACTGCAACCACAACCCCAAGTATAATTCCTATTAGGATTTGAAGAACGAGACTACCTGAACAAATTTTTTTAAACAAAGCCGCAACTGAACCCATGTTCTACCCCACAAGGTTTGAAAATTTGATTTGAGTGCTTTGCGTTTTAGCTCTGTTAAACTTTTTTGTCAATTTTCAATGACAAAAATGACAATACTCGTAATTATTCGTATTTTTTTTTCGCATTTATAATTAGTTATACTCAAATACAACTATATACGTTTTAGTATTTTTTTCAAAAAAATATACAAAATTGAACTAACACATTTTAATTTACTAGAAATTTGTAAGTGTTGATAGAATTTGGTCTGTAAAAAATATTATGAAAACTATTCAGAATAAATAATAAAATCCCTCACCATAGCTGGGAGCGATAAACTTCCAACGGCAGTGAACAAATATATTATTTAGAATGGGTGTATACTTTTCTTGCGGGTGAAATTAATTTGTGCAATGGTTAATCACTTACAAATAATAAAGAGAGTAAATAATATGGAACTAAGACCACTTGGCATAACAAAAGATATTATAGAAGAGATGGGCCTCAGCATCACACACATGTATGATGATCTGGTTTTTATTGATTACAATCCTTTCTTAATTCAATTTGATGATAGCAAGCCAAGTTCCTTAAAAATTTTCTTCAATATTGACTGCAAAAAAGATGTTGCGGAAAATCTGGAACAACAACTCAAGAATGCTGCGGAAAAAAAGAAATTCTCAATAGTTAACAGCGGACATTTTGAAATGAAACAAAAAGAAGGAACCGAAGAGATTGAACTGAAATTTATTGATTAGCACCAACTGGTTATATTTATGCCTTTAAGTTGGTCTCTGAGATGATAAAAATCTCATTCTAGGGAACCAAGCAGTTGTGCTGTTCCCCAGAATGAGAATAATTAAATTCTTTATGTTAGATATCCTTAACTGAAACTCACTTTCCATATCTCGGGCAAAGAGATGAAAATGCTAAGACCCTATGGATTATACCGTTAACAACTTTTCATTGCTTTTTATCAGTTTAGTTAAAGGGTCTCCCCAGAAAATAACTTCAATGCCCAAATCAAGAAGTGACTGCTTTACGTCCAAACGGTCTGCGCAAGCTTCGCAAGCACTAAATTCCACTCCTTCATTTTGAGCCTCAGCAATTAAAGAGCGTATATTCTCATCACTGGACGCCAACTGAGCAGTCGCACCCCAGATAATAACCCGGACATGCTTCCACCACCCCCGCATGGCAGAAGCTTTGGCATACATTAAAACCATCAATTCGGAAGTAACAGGGTCAGCATTAGTCCATAAAATATTTAATCTGTCATTTTCCATACCCATTCTTCTCCTGATTTTTAAAAGTAAAATTACTTTTAATTATGTGAGTACATTCATCAAAGATCTTATAACCTTTCTCGCCTACAACATACCTCAGCTTCTCATAAAGGCGAACTTTTACGATTAAAATAATTTGAAAAGAATTATACTCCCCTCTCACAGATCATTGCATCAAGCATCATGTAGCATCAAGAATGGTC
This region includes:
- the sstT gene encoding serine/threonine transporter SstT, with amino-acid sequence MGSVAALFKKICSGSLVLQILIGIILGVVVAVLAPEAGKSVGILGLFFVKGLKAVAPILVFVIVAASLANQKKGTHTNMRSIIVLYLVGTFMAALVAVVMSFLSPTVMTLTASKTAITPPDGIMEVMRTLLFKIVDNPVNALATGNFIGILAWAIALGFFFKHSSEATKKILKDASDGVSGVVKLVIRFAPVGIFGLVANIISTTGFSVLASYQHLIFVLLSCMCIIALIINPLIVFLLTKKNPYPLVFTCLKVSGITAFFTRSSAANIPVNMDLCKKLKLHEDTYSVSIPLGATINMGGAAVTITVMSLAAVHTLGIHVDMATALLLSLVASVSACGASGVAGGSLLLIPLACSLFGVPNDVSMQVVAAGFIIGVIQDSAETALNSSTDVLFTATAEFAKSPEKHEEAYEVISSKAC
- a CDS encoding DsrE family protein, with translation MENDRLNILWTNADPVTSELMVLMYAKASAMRGWWKHVRVIIWGATAQLASSDENIRSLIAEAQNEGVEFSACEACADRLDVKQSLLDLGIEVIFWGDPLTKLIKSNEKLLTV